GAGGTTGTCTGGACCGGTCGACCGGATCGAGATTTCGACGACTTCAGGAGACGCGCCCGGCACCACCTCACCTGGCTGAGCAGCAAGGGCATCAATGTCGCCCGGCACCTGCTCGACTGCTGAGACAACCGAAACCCCGTCCTGGAAAACGCAGCTGCCCGGGCCCATACGGATCCCGGGCAATTGCGACTGGACTGATTCGCCCTAGAAGAACACCTTCAGAGAGGCTAGGAAATTGCGGCCCGGCGCAATGATGTCCTGACGCTCGTTATATAACTCGTCCGTCACGTTGTTTGCCTTCACCTCAATCCGGAAAGGGTAATCCCTCACCACCCCGGAATAGCCAACCAGCAGGTCGATCCTCTCGAAGGACGGCGTTGTGATATTGACATCGTTCGGACTGCTGCTCAGGAAACTCTCGTCGCGATGCACGATGCCGGCACCGACGAAAAACCCGTCAAACGGTCCGTCACGGAAGGTGTATTTGTTCCAGATCGAGATCGAATTCTCGGGCGCAGAGGGCAGCCGCATACCTTCCGTTTCCGGGGCATCCGTGTTGGAAACGACGTAGGCGTCATCGATATAGGAATAGCTCAACACGAGCTGGTATTTTTCATCCGGCTGGTAGACGAAGTCCAGCTCGACACCACGGCTCTTCTCGGTGCCCGAGGCGACATACTGAAGAACCGGGGGATCGGCCGCTTGTGCATCCCGGTCGATCCGGACGATGTTCTCCTTCTGAATTTCATAAAAACTCAAAGTGGCGGAGAACCTGTTTTTCATCAGGTCAAACTTGAACCCGAATTCCTTTCCGACGCCGGTGGCCGGATCGAAGGTTGATCCGTCCGGATTCACCTGAAGGTTTGGCGTGAAGGATTCGCTGTAGAGTGCATAAGTCGAGATACTGTCCGTAATCTTGAAGAGCGCACCGACCTGCGGGGTCGTATTGGTGATCTCGGGATTTTCGGTCTTGGTGCCATTCGACAGATAGTTGACCAGATCTCCATTGAGTATATCGTAGCGAAGACCGATTAGGGTGTGCAATCGGTCCTCCAGGAAGCCGGCCTGAACCATGCCGTATAGGGCATTCTGGGCGTTCGACTGCAGGAAATCCGAAGGAGTCAGATTTCGATCCTCCGGAGCTATCGGGAAGCTGATATCCCAGGTTGAGGGATCTTTCAGGTCCCAGATCATCACGTTGTTGGCCCTCCGGGCGAGCTGCCGTTGCTCGTAGTCCTCGTACTCGTGACCCACCAGGATATTCAGATTCACGCTGTCCGTCTCGAATTTCCCGGCAAGCTCCGACTGGATCGTAAACTGCTCTCGCAGAACGTCACGATAAAGCAAGGATATGCGGATCTCGTCCTCATTGGCCGGGCCGGCCGCTTCCGTGGCAAAGCCCAGGCGCGTGTCCTGCAGGTAGTCGTTCTCGGAATAATTCAGAATATTGTGGAAGGTCCAATTCTCACTAATCCCAAACTGGAAATCCGTGCTGGCGAAGATGGTCGAGGTGTCCTTGTAGGACCTGCCGGCAGGATTGAACTCCCGAGGCAGGCCCTCGTACCATCCGGAGAGATCGCTGTTCCTGATCCGTGACCCTTCAATATTCCGGTGCACGTTGTAGTACTCGACTGAAGCAAGGAGACTTGCGCGCTCCCCAAAATGCCACTTCACCATGGGCGCGATAATGGTTTCCTCGAGGCCTGCGTAGTCCACCCAACTGTCCGAGTTCTCATAAGAAGCCACAAATCGATAGTCCATGTCGACGGACTTACCCTCCACCAGGGGACCCGTCACGTCAGCCTCGGCTCGGAGATTGCCGTACGAGCCGCCTGCCATCCGAAAGCTGCCTGCGAATGCGGACAGCGGCTGCTTGGTGATGTAGTTGATGACGCCGCCCGGTTCGGAAATGCCGTAAAGAATTGAGACCGGCCCTTTCACCACTTCGACTCGCTCGATCAGTGTCGAACCCTGATAGAACTCCGAAAGGGTGCTGACCCCGTTTCGGAGCGGCTCGGGACTGGTGAACCCGCGAAGCGAATAGCGGCCCGGTTCATTT
The Opitutaceae bacterium genome window above contains:
- a CDS encoding TonB-dependent siderophore receptor; protein product: MQAQEDPSGSGEVVELKPFEVNSARDFGYYAGSSVSATKTSVPISDIPINIQVMTRDFLDDVQARSIDDAIFYSAGASPDTNEPGRYSLRGFTSPEPLRNGVSTLSEFYQGSTLIERVEVVKGPVSILYGISEPGGVINYITKQPLSAFAGSFRMAGGSYGNLRAEADVTGPLVEGKSVDMDYRFVASYENSDSWVDYAGLEETIIAPMVKWHFGERASLLASVEYYNVHRNIEGSRIRNSDLSGWYEGLPREFNPAGRSYKDTSTIFASTDFQFGISENWTFHNILNYSENDYLQDTRLGFATEAAGPANEDEIRISLLYRDVLREQFTIQSELAGKFETDSVNLNILVGHEYEDYEQRQLARRANNVMIWDLKDPSTWDISFPIAPEDRNLTPSDFLQSNAQNALYGMVQAGFLEDRLHTLIGLRYDILNGDLVNYLSNGTKTENPEITNTTPQVGALFKITDSISTYALYSESFTPNLQVNPDGSTFDPATGVGKEFGFKFDLMKNRFSATLSFYEIQKENIVRIDRDAQAADPPVLQYVASGTEKSRGVELDFVYQPDEKYQLVLSYSYIDDAYVVSNTDAPETEGMRLPSAPENSISIWNKYTFRDGPFDGFFVGAGIVHRDESFLSSSPNDVNITTPSFERIDLLVGYSGVVRDYPFRIEVKANNVTDELYNERQDIIAPGRNFLASLKVFF